The window GGTCTCACCCGCGAGCGCGCGGGCTTCGAGGTCCGCGACGTGCACTACACGCACTACGGTCGCCTCTGCCCGATCGAGACGCCGGAAGGCCCGAACATCGGCCTCATCTCGTCGCTCTGCGTGCACGGCGTCGTCAACCCGTTTGGCTTCATCGAGACGCCCTACCGCGTGGTGAAGGACGGCGTGGTGACGAAGGAGATCGAGTATCTCTCTGCTGAGGCCGAGGACCGCGCGATCATCGCCCAGGCCAACGCGCCACTCAACGACGACGGCACGTTCGAGAACGACCTCGTGCGCTGCCGCCAGTCGGGCGACTTCCCGATGATGGATCCGTCCGACATCGACTACATGGACATCGCGCCGAACCAGATCATCTCGCCCGCGGCGAGCATGATTCCGTTCCTGGAGCACGACGACGCCAACCGCGCCCTGATGGGCTCGAACATGCAGCGCCAAGCGGTACCGCTCCTGCGTCCGCAGGCCCCGATCGTGGGGACCGGCCTCGAAGGCCGCGCCGCCCGCGACAGCCGCGCCATCGTGGTCGCCGAGGCTGCTGGTGTGATCGAGTACGTCGACGCCAACCGCATCGTCGTGCGCTACGATGAGTCGAGCGAGCAGTCCGGCCTCGCCTTCGAGGAGCCGGTGCGCGTCTACGACCTCATCAAGTTCCGCCGCACCAACCAGGACACGGCGGTCAACCAGAAGCCGCTCGTCACCGTCGGCCAGCGCGTCAAGAAGGGCGACCTCCTTGCCGACGGCTGCTCGACCGACAAGGGCGAACTCGCGCTCGGCAAGAACGTGCTCGTCGCGTTTATGCCGTGGAAGGGCTACAACTTCGAGGACGCCATCGTCATCTCGGAGCGCGTTGTCTCGGAGGACGTCTACACCTCGGTCCACATCGAAGAGTTCACCCACGAAGTCCGGGACACCAAGCGTGGCGAGGAAGAACTCACGCGCGAGATCCCGAACGTCTCCGAGGAAGCCACGCGCGACCTCGACGAGCGCGGCATCGTCCGCATCGGCGCGGAGATCCACCCCGGCGACATCATCGTCGGCAAGATCACGCCGAAGGGCGAGACGGACCCGACGCCGGAAGAGAAGCTCCTCCGCGCGATCTTCGGCGACAAGGCTGGGGACGTGAAAGATGCCTCGCTGAAGGCCAAGCCAGGCATGAAGGGCGTCGTCATCGACACGCAGCTCTTCAGCCGCCGCAAGACTGACCCGATCACGAAGAAGGCCGAAGAGCGCCGCCTCACCGAGATCGACGCCGCGCTCGGCCGCGAGCTGTCGAGCCTCCGCGACTCGTTCTACGAGCGCTTCTTCAACATCGCGCAGGGCCAGGCGTCGGAAGGCGTCGAGCTCCGCGACGGCACCATCGTCGTGTCGGAGGGGGGCAAGATTACGAAGGCCTCGTTCAAGAACATCGAGCCCGCCGACCTCAAGATCCGGCAGGCGTTCACCCAGGACGAGGGCAAGAACGGACAGCTGCACACGCTGCTGTCCAACTACCAGCGCCGCTACGCCGAGATCGACGGCCAGGCCAAGCAGGAGAAGTACCGCATCCAGATGGGCGACGAACTGCCCCCTGGCATCGTGCAACTCGCGAAGGTCTACGTCGCTAAGAAGCGCAAGCTGCAGGTCGGCGACAAGATGGCTGGCCGCCACGGCAACAAGGGCGTCGTCGCGAAAGTCGTCCCGCAGGAAGACATGCCGTTCCTTGAGGACGGGACGCCGGTCGACATCTGCCTCAACCCGCTGGGCGTGCCCTCGCGCATGAACCTCGGCCAGATCTTCGAGACGCTCCTCGGCTGGGCAGGCTGGAAGCTGGGCGAGACCTATGGCACGATGCCGTTCGACGGCGCCAAGATGGAGGACATCACGGCGAAGATGAACGAGGCTGGCCTTCCCGAGGACGGCCGCATCCAGCTCTACGACGGGCAGACGGGCGAAGCCTTCGACCAGAAGACGACGGTCGGGCAGATCTACATGCTCAAGCTGTCGCACCTCGTCGACGACAAGCTCCACGCGCGCTCGATCGGGCCGTACTCGCTCATCACGCAGCAGCCGCTCGGCGGCAAGGCTCAGTTCGGCGGCCAGCGCTTCGGCGAGATGGAGGTGTGGGCGCTCTACGCCTACGGCGCCTCCAACGTGCTCCGCGAAGTCCTCACGGTCAAGTCGGACGACGTGCAGGGTCGCTCGAAGACCTACGAGGCCATCGTCAAGGGCGAGCCGCTCCCCGAGCCGAGCGTCCCCGAGAGCTTCAACGTCCTCGTGCGCGAGATGCAGGGCCTCGGCCTCGAAGTCAAGATCGATTGATGATTTGCGATGGCTGATTTTCGATTGGGTGCTCGCAGGAGACGCAGTCGCTAATCATAAATCGTAAATCCAAAATCAAAAATCCCCAATACCTATGGCCTACGGCACCCCCGACGTCGTCGAGAAGAAGCAGTACAACTCGATCACCGTCTCCCTCGCCTCGCCCGAGTCGATCCTGGAGCGGTCCTTCGGCGAGGTTCTCAAGCCGGAGACGATCAACTACCGGAGCTTCAAGCCGGAGAAGGACGGCCTTTTCTGCGAGAAGATCTTCGGGCCCGTCAAGGACTACGAGTGCCACTGCGGCAAGTACAAGCGCATCCGCTACAAGGGCATCATCTGCGACCGCTGCGGCGTCGAGGTGACCCAGAAGAAGGTGCGCCGCGAGCGCTTTGGGCACATCACGCTCTCGGTCCCGGTGGTCCACATCTGGTACTTCAAGAGCCTCCCGAACAAGATTGCCTCGCTCCTCGGCATCAAGTCGAAGGACCTCGAGAAGATCATCTACTACGAGCAGTACGTCGTCGTGCAGCCCGGTGCCGCTGGCGGCCTGGGCATCGAGGAGCGTCAACTGCTCACGGAGGATGAGTATTTCGACATCCTCTACCAGATCCCGGAGGACAACAACCGCCTCCCGGACGACGACCCTGAGAAGTTCATCGCCATGATCGGCGGCGAGTCCATCGAGGAGCTGCTCAAGCGCCTCGACCTTGACTCGCTGACGCAGGAGCTGCGCTTCCAGGCCAAGACCGAGACGAGCCAGGCCCGCAAGGCCGAAGCGCTCAAGCGCCTCGGCATCGTGGAAGGTTTCCGCGAGGCCAACAGTCGCATGGAGAATCGCCCCGAGTGGATGGTGATGCGCGTGATCCCGGTGATCCCGCCGGAGCTGCGCCCGCTTGTCCCGCTCGAAGGGGGGCGCTTCGCCACGTCGGACCTCAACGACCTCTACCGCCGCGTCATCATCCGCAACAACCGCCTCAAGCGCCTGATCGACATCAAGGCGCCTGAAGTCATTTTGCGGAACGAGAAGCGCATGCTCCAGGAGGCCGTCGATAGCCTCTTCGACAACAGCCGCAAGGCTAACGCTGTCCGCTCGGACTCGAACCGTGCGCTGAAGTCGCTCTCCGACATGCTCAAGGGCAAGCAGGGGCGCTTCCGCCAGAACTTGCTCGGCAAGCGCGTCGACTACTCGGGCCGTTCGGTGATCGTCGTCGGTCCTGAGCTCAAGATCCACGAGTGCGGCCTGCCGAAGGAGATGGCCGTCGAGCTCTTCAAGCCGTTCATCATCCGCAAGCTCATCGAGCGCGGCATCGTCAAAACCGTCAAGAGCGCCAAGAAGGTCGTCGATCGCCGCACCGCCGATGTGTTCGACATCCTAGAGAAGGTGATCCAGGGCCACCCGGTCCTGCTCAACCGCGCACCGACGCTCCACCGCCTCGGCATCCAGGCGTTCCAGCCGGTCCTCATCGAGGGCAAGGCGATCCGCCTCCACCCGCTCGCCTGCACCGCATTCAACGCGGACTTCGACGGCGACCAGATGGCCGTGCACGTCCCGCTCGGGCAGGCCGCCATCCTGGAGGCGCAGATCCTGATGCTTGCGAGTCACAACATCCTCAGCCCGGCGCACGGCGGCCCGATCGCGGTTCCGTCGCAGGACATGGTGCTCGGGATGTACTACCTCACCAAGAGCCGCAGCGGTCTCAAAGGCGAGGGCATGCGCTTCGGCTCGATCAACGAGGTCCAGCAGGCCTTCGACCGCGACATTATCGATCTGCACGCCAAGATCCAGCTGCGTCTCGACGAGGGCCCCTCGTTCGACGGCAAGCACGCGCAGGGCACGATGATCGAGACGACGGCCGGGCGCGCGCTCTTCAACGCGATCGTCCCGGACGGCGTCGGCTACATCAACGAAGTCCTCGGCAAGAAGAACCTCCGCCGCATCATCGGCGGCATCTTCGCGCGCACCGACTTCCCGCGCACGGCCGCCTTCCTCGACTCGATCAAGGACATGGGCTTCCGCCAGGCCATGCTCGGCGGGCTCTCGTTCAGCCTCGCCGACATCGTCATCCCGGACGCGAAGCACGAGCTGATCGACCAAGCCGACGAGAAAGTCGCCGAGATCCGCGGCAACTACGAGATGGGCTTCATCACGGAGTCCGAGCGCTACAACCAGGTCATCGACGTCTGGACGTCGACGAACAACAAGATCTCGGACGTCCTCTACGTCGCCCTGAAGGACGACGACGACGGCTTCAACGCCATCTACATGATGGCCGACTCCGGGGCGCGTGGTTCGCGTGAGCAGATCCGCCAGCTCGGCGGCATGCGCGGCCTCATGGCCAAGCCCCGCAAGAGCCTCGACAGCGGTTCGGGTGCGATCATCGAGAACCCGATCAAGTCCAACTTCAAGGAGGGCCTGACCGTCCTGGAGTACTTCATCTCGACGCACGGTGCCCGCAAGGGCCTCGCGGACACGGCGCTCAAGACCGCCGACGCGGGCTACCTCACGCGCCGCCTCGTGGACGTGAGCCAGGACGTGATCGTGACGGAGCCGGACTGCGGTACGCTGCGCGGCATCGTGACGGGCGCGCTCAAGGACAACGAAGACATCGTCCAGCCGCTCACCGAGCGCATCCTCGGGCGCGTGTCGGTGCACGACGTGAACGACCCGCTCACCGGCGAGCGCCTCGTCAACCGCAACGAACTCATCACGGAAGAGATCGCCGAGGCGATCGCGCAGACCTCCATCGAGGCCGTCGAGATCCGCTCGGTGCTCGCGTGCGAGGCCCCGCGCGGCGTGTGCGCGCTGTGTTACGGCCGCAACCTCGCGACGGGCCGCATGGTCGAAGCGGGTGAGGCCGTCGGCGTCATCGCGGCGCAGTCCATCGGCGAGCCGGGCACGCAGCTCACGCTCCGCACCTTCCACATCGGTGGTACGGCCAGCCGCATCGCGGCCGAGTCGACCATTCAGTCGAAGTTTGGCGGCACCATCGTCTACGACAACCTCCGCACGGTCGAGAACGACACGGACGACGAGCCGAAGACCATCGTGCTCGGCCGCTCCGGCGAAGTCCGCGTGATGGGCGACGACGGGCGCCAGCTCATCGCCTACACCGTGCCCTACGGCGCGGAACTGCTCGTCACGGAAGGCCAGGTCATCGAGAAAGGCGACGTGCTGGCCTCGTGGGACCCCTACAACTCGGTCATCATCTCCGAGGTCAAGGGCACCATTGGCTTCCAGGACATCATCGAGGGCACGACCTACCGCGAGGAGTCGGACGAACAGACCGGCTTCCGCGAGAAGGTGGTCGTCGAGACGCGCGAGCGCACGCTCACGCCGGCGGTCCTCGTGAAGACGAAGGAAGACACGAAGGAGTACCCGATGCCGGTGCGCGCTCGCCTTCAGGTGGACGCGGGCGACGAGGTGCAGGCCGGTACGGTGGTCGCCAAGATCCCGCGCCAGTCGGCCAAGACGCGCGACATCACGGGTGGTCTCCCCCGCGTGATCGAGCTCTTCGAGGCGCGCTCACCCACCGAGGCGGCCGTGGTCTCCGAGATCGACGGCGTGGTGAGCTTCGGCGGCCGTAAGCGCGGCTCGCAGGAAGTCATCGTCACCAGCCGCGACGGCTCGACGGAGAAGACCTACCTCGTCAAGCTCTCGAAGCACCTCCTCGTCCACGAGAACGACTACGTCAAGGCGGGCGAAGCCCTCTCCGACGGCCAGATCTCGCCGGACGACATCCTCGCCATCCTCGGGCCGACGGCCGTGCAAGAGTACCTCGTGAACGAAGTCCAGGAGGTCTACCGCCTCCAGGGCGTCGGCATCAACGACAAGCACATCGAGGTGATCGTTCGCCAGATGATGCAGAAGGTCCGCATCACCGACCCGGGCGACACGACGTTCCTTGAGAGCAACCTGGTCAATCGTTTCGATCTCGCGAGGGCCAACGACGACCTCTACGACGAGTTCGTGGTGACCGACCCGGGCAACTCGACGCTCAAGATCGGCCAGGTCGTCGGGCGGCGTCAGCTGCGCGAGGTCAACTCGGAGATGAAGCGCCAGGATCTCCAGCCCGTCGAGGTCCGTGAGGCCGAGCCTGCCGTCGCAGAGCCGGTGCTCCTCGGCATCACGCAGGCCGCGCTCGCGACGGACTCGTTCATCTCGGCAGCCTCCTTCCAGGAGACGACGAAGGTGCTCACCGAGGCTGCCATCGCGGCCAAGCAGGATGGCCTGCACGGGCTGAAGGAGAACGTGATCGTGGGGCACCTCGTCCCAGCGGGCACGGGCCTCCGGCAGTACACCGACATCGTCGTCGGCTCGAAGAAGGAGCTCGAAGCGCTCCAGGCGGCCACCGATGCCATCGACGCGGTCCTCGACGGCGAGACCGGTGGTGACGGTCTCACGGCTGCCGAGCAGGACGAAGCAGTCGCAGAGATCAGCCGTCGCCTCGGACTCTAAAGGCTGCGATCTCGCAAAACCAGAGCGCCCCGGCCACCATTGCGGCAGCCGGGGCGCTTTTCTGCTTGAGCGATCTGCTCACGGGGCGCCAGCGCTTAGTTGAACCCAGTGCCCGATACCGCCACGCGGTCGTCCTGGTTGGCGAGCTGCCACGCCGTCGCGAAGATGAGCTGTGCGCGGCGAGTCAGCTGCGGATAATCGATCTTCTGCGCCTCATCGCCGACCTGGTGGTAATCCTCGTGCGTCCCGTTGAAGTAGAAGATGAACGGGATGTTGTTCTTGCCGAAGTTCCAGTGGTCGGAACGGCGGTAGAACTGGTTGGGATCGTCGCGGGAGTTGAACCGCTCGTTGAGGTCCATGCCCAG of the Bacteroidota bacterium genome contains:
- the rpoB gene encoding DNA-directed RNA polymerase subunit beta, which codes for MVPGEVTRISFSSIAPVLDYPDFLDVQLKSFEEFLQANLAPEERDPSSGLESVFHEHFPITDTRERYTLEFLHYELDAPKHSIEECLAQGLTFAIPLKAKLRLSSKEDEDEDEPEEAIQQDVYLGNLPMMTEKGTFVVNGAERVVVSQLHRSPGVFFGQKVHPNGTMLYSARVIPFRGSWIEFSTDVSGVMWAYIDRKKKLPVTTLLRALGNSTNDEIVSMFDLAERYEVGKKTAFVKSAVGRVLAVGVTVERVEEIVDEDTGEVIETLREREVVLPTDHELTEDDFGMLSEANVELIFLKKEDEDEENALDRTSLLNTIKKDPTHSQDEALEYLYQTLRGTEAPDVDTARNMLERLFFSEKRYDLGDVGRYRINQRLDLPRDRDDLTLTRDDINAIIRELIQLQNGRSNVDDIDHLGNRRVRTVGEQLQAQFSLGLARMARTIKERMNLRDADKFTPQDLVNARTVSSVINTFFGTNQLSQFMDQTNPLAELTHKRRMSALGPGGLTRERAGFEVRDVHYTHYGRLCPIETPEGPNIGLISSLCVHGVVNPFGFIETPYRVVKDGVVTKEIEYLSAEAEDRAIIAQANAPLNDDGTFENDLVRCRQSGDFPMMDPSDIDYMDIAPNQIISPAASMIPFLEHDDANRALMGSNMQRQAVPLLRPQAPIVGTGLEGRAARDSRAIVVAEAAGVIEYVDANRIVVRYDESSEQSGLAFEEPVRVYDLIKFRRTNQDTAVNQKPLVTVGQRVKKGDLLADGCSTDKGELALGKNVLVAFMPWKGYNFEDAIVISERVVSEDVYTSVHIEEFTHEVRDTKRGEEELTREIPNVSEEATRDLDERGIVRIGAEIHPGDIIVGKITPKGETDPTPEEKLLRAIFGDKAGDVKDASLKAKPGMKGVVIDTQLFSRRKTDPITKKAEERRLTEIDAALGRELSSLRDSFYERFFNIAQGQASEGVELRDGTIVVSEGGKITKASFKNIEPADLKIRQAFTQDEGKNGQLHTLLSNYQRRYAEIDGQAKQEKYRIQMGDELPPGIVQLAKVYVAKKRKLQVGDKMAGRHGNKGVVAKVVPQEDMPFLEDGTPVDICLNPLGVPSRMNLGQIFETLLGWAGWKLGETYGTMPFDGAKMEDITAKMNEAGLPEDGRIQLYDGQTGEAFDQKTTVGQIYMLKLSHLVDDKLHARSIGPYSLITQQPLGGKAQFGGQRFGEMEVWALYAYGASNVLREVLTVKSDDVQGRSKTYEAIVKGEPLPEPSVPESFNVLVREMQGLGLEVKID
- the rpoC gene encoding DNA-directed RNA polymerase subunit beta', producing the protein MAYGTPDVVEKKQYNSITVSLASPESILERSFGEVLKPETINYRSFKPEKDGLFCEKIFGPVKDYECHCGKYKRIRYKGIICDRCGVEVTQKKVRRERFGHITLSVPVVHIWYFKSLPNKIASLLGIKSKDLEKIIYYEQYVVVQPGAAGGLGIEERQLLTEDEYFDILYQIPEDNNRLPDDDPEKFIAMIGGESIEELLKRLDLDSLTQELRFQAKTETSQARKAEALKRLGIVEGFREANSRMENRPEWMVMRVIPVIPPELRPLVPLEGGRFATSDLNDLYRRVIIRNNRLKRLIDIKAPEVILRNEKRMLQEAVDSLFDNSRKANAVRSDSNRALKSLSDMLKGKQGRFRQNLLGKRVDYSGRSVIVVGPELKIHECGLPKEMAVELFKPFIIRKLIERGIVKTVKSAKKVVDRRTADVFDILEKVIQGHPVLLNRAPTLHRLGIQAFQPVLIEGKAIRLHPLACTAFNADFDGDQMAVHVPLGQAAILEAQILMLASHNILSPAHGGPIAVPSQDMVLGMYYLTKSRSGLKGEGMRFGSINEVQQAFDRDIIDLHAKIQLRLDEGPSFDGKHAQGTMIETTAGRALFNAIVPDGVGYINEVLGKKNLRRIIGGIFARTDFPRTAAFLDSIKDMGFRQAMLGGLSFSLADIVIPDAKHELIDQADEKVAEIRGNYEMGFITESERYNQVIDVWTSTNNKISDVLYVALKDDDDGFNAIYMMADSGARGSREQIRQLGGMRGLMAKPRKSLDSGSGAIIENPIKSNFKEGLTVLEYFISTHGARKGLADTALKTADAGYLTRRLVDVSQDVIVTEPDCGTLRGIVTGALKDNEDIVQPLTERILGRVSVHDVNDPLTGERLVNRNELITEEIAEAIAQTSIEAVEIRSVLACEAPRGVCALCYGRNLATGRMVEAGEAVGVIAAQSIGEPGTQLTLRTFHIGGTASRIAAESTIQSKFGGTIVYDNLRTVENDTDDEPKTIVLGRSGEVRVMGDDGRQLIAYTVPYGAELLVTEGQVIEKGDVLASWDPYNSVIISEVKGTIGFQDIIEGTTYREESDEQTGFREKVVVETRERTLTPAVLVKTKEDTKEYPMPVRARLQVDAGDEVQAGTVVAKIPRQSAKTRDITGGLPRVIELFEARSPTEAAVVSEIDGVVSFGGRKRGSQEVIVTSRDGSTEKTYLVKLSKHLLVHENDYVKAGEALSDGQISPDDILAILGPTAVQEYLVNEVQEVYRLQGVGINDKHIEVIVRQMMQKVRITDPGDTTFLESNLVNRFDLARANDDLYDEFVVTDPGNSTLKIGQVVGRRQLREVNSEMKRQDLQPVEVREAEPAVAEPVLLGITQAALATDSFISAASFQETTKVLTEAAIAAKQDGLHGLKENVIVGHLVPAGTGLRQYTDIVVGSKKELEALQAATDAIDAVLDGETGGDGLTAAEQDEAVAEISRRLGL